In Vicia villosa cultivar HV-30 ecotype Madison, WI linkage group LG7, Vvil1.0, whole genome shotgun sequence, the DNA window ATCAAAAGAACAACATCTTTGTGGCTTTCCATCACAACAGCCACGTGAAGAACAGTAGTTTATTAATAGTCCCCTCTTCACCGAAATCTTTTTGAATTGAAATATCTAGTGCAGAATTGTAACATTTTCTGGAGCATCATCTCGCGGCCCATCAAGAGACCGATACATGTACAGTATTCCAATATCCTCCTCAACTGCATCTTCGCCATTGTTGATAACTTCCAAAACCATTTGAGGTAGTGTTCGTGCAACTTCTTGGCAAGCTTGACGTGTCAATTTACAGGACGACATCCAAAGGAACCTCATGTTATAATAATGATGCAAACCGGATCGCAAAGCTCCGTCCCCAAATGGACTGTCCCTGATTTCAAGTTTCTGCAAATTAGGGCACCCTTCGAGTACATACTTAAGGCCAGTGTCAGTGTCTCCGGCAAAGGCAACTGATAGTGTCCTGACCAATTTCCCATACCTTCCGATGTATTCAAAAGCTCGATCAGTTAGCAAACCAGATACAGCGAGTCGGGTGAGCTTCTTGCAGTTCATAACGATAGCACCAAAACCCTCATCCATGGGTTCTTGTGTCACAGCATCGGGACGATACACCCCAATTATACAAAGACGAAACACCACAAGATTTGGACAGTTCCTCGACATTGCAATCACAGCTGCGTTCGTCATCGTCtggcagaaaaacaaaattgattCTAATTTTCTACAACCCTGCGAGATGGCTTCAAAACCAACCTGAGAAACAGGACCTACAGTTTCTTCCCTCGCATCCACAGGAAAAACACGAAGCTCGCGCAAGTCATTGCAAGTTGCAGCCACTGCCTGAAGGCCTTCGTCGCCTATTGAATCAAGGACCTGCACAACAAAAGCAACCGTAGTAGTAAGCTTCAAAATCTCTATGTTCTTTTCCTTCACATTGTAGTCAAATCGGCACATTAAaatgcaaaaacacaaacacctaCCCACAATATCTGCAGCTTATGACAATGGCATATAACAGACTTCAGCTGTTCCTCATTAACATCAGCATAACTAAAATTCAACGAAGTAAGGTTCGAGCAAACCGGATAAATAGCAGGAAGATAATCCGGCCAAATCTCCCTAAATCCAGACAAACAAACCAACGATCTGCAAGCTGCAAAAGCAGATGCATAATCAGGCTCTTGATCAACATTCTCATTAGCACTGAACGAACCCGTTCCAAGATGTGTGAGCTGCGGAGCACGAAGCATGAGCCGATGAAGCTGAACCATCGAA includes these proteins:
- the LOC131620655 gene encoding transport inhibitor response 1-like protein — translated: MRENHPPTPTTTPDLPTRGEIAESSTSKNRTGSSQPFPGSPLTENPSPFPDQVLENVLENVLHFLSSRQDRNAASLVCRSWYRAEALTRSDLFIGNCYALSPRRATARFSRIKSVTVKGKPRFADFDLMPVDWGAHFTPWVTSLAQAYPWLEKLHLKRMSVTDKDLGIIADSFAGFRELLLVCCEGFGTPGLAVIASKCRLLRVLELVESVIEVEDDAEVDWVSCFPSEGQTHLESLAFDCVECPVNFEALEGLVARSPGLKKLRLNRSVSMVQLHRLMLRAPQLTHLGTGSFSANENVDQEPDYASAFAACRSLVCLSGFREIWPDYLPAIYPVCSNLTSLNFSYADVNEEQLKSVICHCHKLQILWVLDSIGDEGLQAVAATCNDLRELRVFPVDAREETVGPVSQVGFEAISQGCRKLESILFFCQTMTNAAVIAMSRNCPNLVVFRLCIIGVYRPDAVTQEPMDEGFGAIVMNCKKLTRLAVSGLLTDRAFEYIGRYGKLVRTLSVAFAGDTDTGLKYVLEGCPNLQKLEIRDSPFGDGALRSGLHHYYNMRFLWMSSCKLTRQACQEVARTLPQMVLEVINNGEDAVEEDIGILYMYRSLDGPRDDAPENVTILH